The Solanum lycopersicum chromosome 2, SLM_r2.1 DNA window aggTAGTAATAACAATTTTACGCTTGACATCtggaacaaaatatttattagtaATATTAATCTGATCTACCATATTTGacgattaataataatatttccttttttattatgGATGTTGTGGTCCTTTACACCAagctaaaaattaaagaaaatatagatataacactgtatataataaataatatacgAGAGAGCATTTATGCTTTAGAAGAAACTTTATAAAAGCAAAGGAATTTCCACTTTACAAATGGGCAAGggactttatttatttatttatttattgatatgGAAGAGCTATTATTGACTTTAAGACCAAGAAGGATGTGAATTTTGTCAAGTCAAATGTTACCCTTTTTTGCGCTCTTCAATtgaattgcttttttttttaaaaaaaaaaaatgttgataaattaaaatttgaccAATGATGTTTCATAGTCACTCCACgtctgtttattatgttttataaattccATGAATTTTTTCCAATGATGTCTCGTGCATGATTGCATGTGCATCTTGTCTCTTGATTTTGTTAATTAGAAGTGAACAACAcactaagggcccgtttggatgggcttaataaaagcagctttaaaaaagtacttttgaaagtgctgaaatttatttttaaaataagcagtgatgcgtttggataaaagtgctgaagttgttatgtcaaacgtgaaaagggaaaaatagaagaaagagatgttagggttatatgggtaatttggagattgtataaaaatattaagggaaaaaacataaagatgtggtcaacttaaaacagcttataagctaaaaaaaaaaaaagcacccgtaccccaacttttaacttttggcttaaaataagtttttttaacttaaaatgagctattttgagtattgtcaaacagttaaataagtcaaaaaccagcttttaaatcagtttgaccagcttttaagctgagccaaacaggctctaaataGAGGAAGGGTGGGAAAATAATTAGAGCATGTATTAAAATACATTAGCATCAAACTTTTTTGGCCTACAAGTGTATGACAAACCTTGGAGTTGGTGAATTTGGACTTTGAAATTACTGTATACAGTGACTTATAATGCAAAACTTATTGCAAacaaattattgtttttgtatgacaaaagttattttttatttttaatagtatttGATCAGTTAATGGATTCACCTCCTACCtcgttcaattttttttgaattaatccACCCTTTGGAGGatgttttgataaaattcaTAGTAGTAAGTAGTAATAATCAGGAGTAAAGAAGGTAACTTTGGTAAATAAgtaaagtaatttatttttctccttttgatataaaatatcttGTTTGATTAATAATTTCTACCTTATTAAACACAAATCTTAGTACTAATGTTGTCATACGCAAAGACGAAAATTTTGTGCCATTATTGGGCCTTGAATGGATACAGGGCTTCGTTCAGGCCCAGAAGGCTAACTTTCCGGATCGTATTGGGTCACTTACATTGACCGACCCGAATCCGATTGATGACGAAAGCGCGTATGCAGCGTCTCCACGGCTTTCACATATGAATTAGGAGAGCCGACCTGTAAATTGTTCTGGCTTATTGCCCAAGCCAAGCATCCtaaaatcttatatatatatatatccatgaaAGCTCTATTCCAGGCAACTAGAAGAACAAAAATACACGAAAGAAGAAAATGGAAGGAGGAACAGAAGCCTATCCAGATTTAGGTAGACATTGCCAACTATCTGATTGCCATCAACTCGATTTTCTCCCTTTTACCTGCCATGCCTGTTTAAAGGTTTGCCACTTTTATCCGTCCACCTTCACTTTGCGATTTTGCTTTTGGACATACACTACTGTATAAAATATTCAAAGGTTTTGATAATCATTGTTGCGATGTGCAGGTATTTTGTGTGGAACATAGATCATGCAAGTCTCATGAATGCCCAAAATCTGACTTTAACAGCCGAATCGTTTTGGTTTGCGAAATTTGTTCTATGTCCATGGAAACTACCGGCTGTAAAGTTGAAGACCACAAAGCAATATTACAAAAACACGAGGAATCTGGGGATTGTGACcctaagaagaagaagaagaaacctACCTGTCCTGTCAAAAGATGCAAGGGGATTTTGACCTTCTCAAACACTAGCACTTGCAAGATATGCCGGATTCAAGTTTGCCTCAGACACAGGTTCCCTGCTGATCACGCCTGTAACCCCACTTCTTCATCATCACAGCTGTTGCTAAAGGAACCCAATAACAAGTTTTTGACTGCTTTGCTTGCAAGGAATGGGAAAGATTGTGGGAATAAAAGTCGTGCCTCATCTCCAAGCCCTGCGAACCCTTCTGTGAAAGCTTGTTGATCGTTTCACAGCACATTACTATTCATTTGTCTTttgtaattacattattttatggAAAACAATGTTGTTCTATTTTCAATTTCTCCCTCCCTTCTATGAtaaaacaacgaatttaagaaTGACATAACAATTCGGAATCATATAATCTTCTCTATATGAATAACTTCAAACCGCATCTCATGTTGAACAGTTCTCTAAAATAAATTCACAAAAAGATCAGCCTCTCCCAAAAACGAAAGAGATAATTTCACTGTTATATACTGTCTATTATACAACAAATATCAGCCAAATACTCCAGCATTATACCGCTACCCTTTATATACATTTCCCAAGAACAGCCAGCTTGATAACTTCAGCTTAGAAACAGGAGcattgaattgaataaatataacTACCATACTACACAGGTCTTCTAAGTTTGGGAAAGCATAGCCAAGAGAATCTTCTTCCTGGGTCCCTGCAAATCCCCAGAATGCAACAATTAGAGGCTAAAATGGGACAAGCGTAGCAACTATCCAACAGTTCAGTATAATCAAGAGAAGCTTAGCCTTCTTCCCACCCCAACGAGATAATATCCCATTATTTTCAGGGAAGTGAATAGGTGTCACCATGCATAGCAAAATTAGCATATATGAACTTGCAGTAGAATTTGTGAACAGTGTGATCCTCCAAATAAGGTGACTGAAACAACACGTACCATTGGTATCCCCAATTCCTTCAGGTCACGGTCCCCCATTTGCTTCAGTGCAGCCATGTCTACCTGAAATGGGTAAAACAGGCATCACATCACTAAAGAAAGGAGTTGAACTAGGATATCTCAGGTTCTTGGCAAAGTTAACTAAATCACTTAATCAAAAACATTAAGCGAGGCACGTGAACAAACAGATAAAAGAGATGGGCTGATTATTCAGTTGAACCGTGTCACTAAGGACATGGATGGGGAAAATACAGGATGATTGAGAATGTTATGGGCCAATGGTGCAACTTTCAATTTGTGAACAGCAGTGAGGCTACTATCCTTTACACAAGTAATAATCTCATATTAGAAGTCCAAGATGAGCACATGATCAGACAGGAGGACAACAGAAGAGATGAAGGGCTTCGAGGTGACAAATAATACCTCAGGAGGCATTATAAACAACAAAAGACATTTATGTAAAGAATTTGAAAGGCCCGTAATGTATCTATTAACAAGTTGATTAGTTGGGAGGACAGACAAAGAGGTAGATCAAATGGACTAAATAGGAAATGTCATGGGATAAGTAACATGTGACATAATTAATTTGTGATGCAGACAAACGAAGAAACTTCAAAGATTGATTTGGGTTCGAACACGTAAATCTAACCAACTATTAGAAGATTTgtcacataacatattcatcacacCAGGGTGCAAGGGGAATCAATTGAACCCCCTCCATTGAAAAACTACACTGTAGATAGGGAAGAAccatttttttgtatatatttgagCTGTTGAATCTCTATGGCAAAAGAACTTTCTTTGAATTCCTGGCTCCTCCGCCACCGCACCACATAACAGAAGGTACTTCTCTAAATAATGAGCAGCCTGCTAACTGTATATATGTGTGCAATAGGAATCAAGTACACCAGGAGAAAAGATTTAATGCAGAATATTAAGTACCATTTTATCTTGCTCCTCATAAAAAATAATCCTTTTATTGTGAAGACGAGAAGGTTCTCTATTCAACATGAAACTACATGCCATGACCTTGTTACTTTTTGCAGTGAAATCTAGTTCAGCCTTGAGACTTTTTCAGCCACAGTACCAGAATTGATATTTAAAATGCTCATAATGCTGAGATAATGTAATAACAAAGAAACGatataaaaactaaaacatgTGCTTCATCATTTAACAATAGTACTATTCACCTCCTCGGCTTGAAAGTGGATAGTGTATTTCCCCAAACCGAGCGAATTTAATAGACTGGCAACGGTCAAAGGAGGTTGATCCTGTACAACACCAGATAGAACAATGTTTAAGATATTCATATAAATTCTGTCCATTTACAAATATTTCTTCCCTTCTCCTTCATACCAGGCATAAAGGGAAATGAGACAAAAATCCATAGTAGCTAAGAAAAGATGGTGTTATGAGAAAGACATTAATTGTGAGAACTAACAACTAATTTGGACTTTGTTGACAAGCAATGCAGAAATATTGACATATGAATAAACATAAAAGTTTTCAATATAACTCCCTGAAATTTCAATATCATTCAAAGGAATGCAAAGAATGCTATGTTGCAGGAaggagaaatagaaaaaattgtagGAAAATCACACAGATAATAGTAAAACAACGCAGACAAAAGAAATTTCCAATGAGCATTAGCAACCAAGGCAATTCTTGAACATGGTCAAACAATGCCATAGTAATTTAACTTCCATCAGCAATCTGTCATTTTAAATATAAGCAGTGCTAAAGTCCAGCATACAGAGAAAATATAGGCAACAATTTGGCTTGACAAAAAATAGCAGGAAGCATGTCAGGGTGGAGTAGAGCCAGAAAAACTATCTCGAGTAAAAACTGATCTGCTAGTTTAAGTAACACTGTCTGTGTTGTTCCCCAGAAGGAGAACAACTAAAGAGGTTACAGCCGAGCTCATGATCTTGAGTGTCACATAAAATACTAAAGAGGTTACAGCCGAGCTCATGATCTTGAATGTCACATAAAATACCTACTTCAGTTATCCAGTTCAAGATAAGACAAGAATTCTACCAGCAATGATTCAAGATAGAAATTCAGTAAGATGAACAATAAGTAGGTTCGTACAGGATATGGTCTGTGTAGCATGCCTCCATTTGCAGAGGGAAGACCTGTCAATGGATTCCTGGCACCCAGTGCTGACCTCATGGTCACAGGGGTAAGGACTTTTAGCTGAGAAGAGTCGATGAGGTCATATCCTGCCATATGAACCATTCTTGAAGCTTCGGCTGGCCTTACTGACGGTACATGCTGAGCTGCAGTGATATTCCTTGAAGAAGAGACTTCTTTAGAATCGTTTGCAAGTCTATAAGGGGATCTTGATCTAACACCAGCAGCAGTTTGTGATGTATAGGAGGATCTAATTGCCTCTATCTGAAGCAATTCGCTAGCTCCTGACGACGGTTGGCTGCTGGTGACAAGCCTCTTGTGAGATTGTTCTGCAGATTGAACACTTCTTGTCATCCTCTTATGCTGctccttttttctttcttcaatctGCAGATGAATTTCCCTTTGCCTTCTTCTGTGCATTAGTTTCAGTCGGAGGTCATTTTTCCCAATGCGTGCACCTTTACATCACAGTAACAGTACCAAACATGAGCTAATATGCTAGACCAAAGAATGACACAGGAAACTGGAATCAtccaaaaaacaaaacaacatgTAATGACAAATATTTCAGATAATACCATTCTGTCTGCCATATCTGGAACCTCCTGCATCTTTATCCCCTCGCACACTTGCAAAAACAATAGCAAAACTTCCactatcaaataaaatcaaaactaCCACTCTAACTTTGATAGTTTTTTTATATTCCTTCCATTATTCTGAAAACAATAAATTAGATACAACCTACATTAGCTCAACCAGAACAACAAACAAAAGATTTTACCGTTTACGAAGGGATTTTGTAGGATCCTCAGAGTCAGTCCTATAGGTCTCTCCTAATGACCTTTTGCCTCTTGACAATGTCTGTTGACTAAAACCATTACCCTGAGAAGCTGATGATCGCTTAACCACTTTCTGCAAGTTTAACAGtaacaaattaagaaaaaattgaacCCACAATTAAGAAACCTCCAAACAGATCCATAAAGCGAAAAACAGTGGAGAAAGCTTACTTGACCCGAGCGTCCCAAAGTGATGGTGACCTGTGGCCTTGACATTTGAGATGGTCAAAACTTATGCACAGCTAAATCTGAAAGGATTGCAGCAACAAGATGCAACAATCGATAGTCAATAGAAATGAAGGAACCCTAAAAAATGGGAGGTGAAAGAGAATGAGATACCTACCTGGTTATACTCCATATGTCTATACTCCAAAACTCAGCGAGCAAGGTCGCTATAAGAATTGTCCCTCCTCTTTTTCCTCATTTATTTTGTCTACTGGTCTCCATGACACGTCATCCGTAATCTTCACTTGCGCAGAGAAAAAACTTGAAATACTCCCTTATCTTTTGGTTTAGATTCAAACAcatccatattttttttcactttcagCACTAATAGTCCTTTTTATTTAACTAACTACGATAAAATTGTATGTTTGTTTGTTCTTTCTCCCTTGTTATCTTAAAGATGTGATTTCTATAATTTCTTAATCACATTAGATTCTAACATACAAAGAGAGTATTATTAATTTGTAAATAAGTGAAAGTTGAAGTGATTTATGATCGAGCGAGCAttactattaattatgaaattgattaaaattaagGATTAATAAAAGTTCGTTTAATATGCCTCTTTTTATGTGTGAGTTCTTGCTCCAATCTAAAGTGTTAGGCTCAATCTTGTTATGTTACAATACTTTCAGTTTGTTCATTCTTTATGTATGAACTTTTGAATCTAACCGTCTATTATACTTGTAAAACATTCATATGATTACTTTTAAAGCAATATTATAATATCTTGAAAGTGCTGGAAATAATCCAAAGACAAATATGGATTCTTTATTTAGCTGCAACGATGTTTAAATTGAACAAAATAAGAAACATTTTTCTTCTCATATTTTTCTCCtggagagttttttttttttactaaatgaAAAAGACGATAACTGAAAATTTCTTAAGCTAAATTGTTGACAAAaccaataattaaaaaagataaagtTTGGAAGAGGACAAATGATGCACTAATATTATAAACCATAGAGATTAttaataaacaatgaaaaataaaagatgttcttAAATCTCAGCCCAAAAACGAAGGGACTACTTTAGGCTTTTTCTCTTTTAACAGTCATACTTGGCAATATTGTTCTAGACTTCTAGTACTTACAATTTCAACTCCTACTCCCACTTGGCTCCATGTTCTTTACTCCATTTTGATCCCATAAGCAGTTAGATTTTGGGTGTAATTTCAGAGACATAATCCAGATGGTCCCTTATGACTACATTGGCcttttaacatttatttttagatacagattttttatcttttgtaaaaaaaatttaagttaataattaataaggtaGGGATCAGTGTCAAACCCTCGTTTATACAAACAAGCATAATATTCCTTTTTTGTAGTTCCTTTGATGATTAATTCATAAGGTAAGGTTCAATATCAAACTCTTGTTAATACGAACATGATAGTGGAAttgatctaattttttttccctttcataAATTAATCTTTAATATTTGCTATAAATTGATACGTCAAGGCGATCTCTAGTTCTCTCTAACTTCCTTTAAGTAATGGTCTATCCAAACctcaacaaaaggaaaaagtcATTATATTTACAACTGTGAGAAGtgtttttaatttcaaatgCAAATATTTGATCCTTAGGGTGAAAGAACTCCAAAGTGTCTTAACTAGATGAAACAATTTTCAAATAACTCTCAAGTAAAATTTTACAAGACAGGTTTTCATTTTGTGAAGCTCATTTCAAATAAAGAATCATTGATCCCGATTGTTCCTTTTTGATGGATCCTAAATTTTCATCATGATTTGTACCTTATTTTCCTCTTACCTGGTATCAACTTTTTTACCTAATAATTGGTCGCTTTTTTCCCATCAGAAAATCAAACTAACTTGAAAATGATTACACAGAAACTTCTCTCCCTAGCCTCGCATTTGGGATTACATTTCCCGAGTGCAAACCGGTAAAATTGTAGCCCATGTTCGCCAGTGTGTATATGTAAGAGCCAATGACACAATGACAGACGTCATTGCATATAAACAGGCTTACATTGCGAAGGTGAGAGATGTCTCCATTTCATTATTAACACGTCAGACGACTGGGATTGAACTTCACAAAGCAGCTTTTGGAAATTGATTCCAGTTTTATACAAAATCAGGATTTGCATTAGCTGAAGCTGAAGCCACCCAAAATCCCCTAATATGAGTTATGACTCATACAATCTAGATGCATCACACAACAGTTAGCATAATTGCACTGTTATTCACCCACCCAATCTCACTAGACGAGATCAGAATCACAACAATGTAATGGATGGGGTTTCAGCAACATGTCACATCAGAACTGGATTGTTGCTCTTCATCTAATACTCAAATATACATGTACAACAAAAACGTAATGTTCATAGCATGTATAAGATGTCCGAGCATCACATGTTGGCTGTTGTTTCCTTAATCTCCTCCATAGTAATCGTC harbors:
- the SAP11 gene encoding stress-associated protein 11, which gives rise to MEGGTEAYPDLGRHCQLSDCHQLDFLPFTCHACLKVFCVEHRSCKSHECPKSDFNSRIVLVCEICSMSMETTGCKVEDHKAILQKHEESGDCDPKKKKKKPTCPVKRCKGILTFSNTSTCKICRIQVCLRHRFPADHACNPTSSSSQLLLKEPNNKFLTALLARNGKDCGNKSRASSPSPANPSVKAC
- the LOC101268634 gene encoding uncharacterized protein, whose translation is MSRPQVTITLGRSGQKVVKRSSASQGNGFSQQTLSRGKRSLGETYRTDSEDPTKSLRKRVRGDKDAGGSRYGRQNGARIGKNDLRLKLMHRRRQREIHLQIEERKKEQHKRMTRSVQSAEQSHKRLVTSSQPSSGASELLQIEAIRSSYTSQTAAGVRSRSPYRLANDSKEVSSSRNITAAQHVPSVRPAEASRMVHMAGYDLIDSSQLKVLTPVTMRSALGARNPLTGLPSANGGMLHRPYPDQPPLTVASLLNSLGLGKYTIHFQAEEVDMAALKQMGDRDLKELGIPMGPRKKILLAMLSQT